The DNA region GATCGAAATTCCTGCCTCCTTGAGCGAACCACCGGCCCGAAGGTGCCCGCCCTCCGCGGGCCAAAAAGTCTGCTAGGATATTCCCCGGATAATCCCCCGAAGTTGTGTGACGCCCCTGGAGGGGAGGTGTGAGGCCTATGGCGCGCCGACCGTACGAAGTCGTCGCCGAATGCGAGCTGGCCGGCCTGCCGACCGACGGGGAGACGGCACGCCTGCGTCAGCAGATTGAAGATGCCCGCCGCGACCATCCCTCGGTCGTGAGGGCCACCCTCCACCCGCCCGCCATCTGCCGGCACGGGCGCTACCTGCTGCAGGCCAAGTTTGCGGTGTGGGCGGATGACAGCGCCGCCGCCACGGCCGCCGTGGAGAGGCTGTTGCGCCAGGCGGGAATCCGGGCCCAGGCGTATCCGTCGGGCCGCGCCCTCACCGACACCGACGTCCCGCCCGAGCCCGCTGAGCCGCAGCGGGTGGCGTGAGCGCTGCCGGGCGGCTTCCGCCGCCCGGCGTACCATTTTCGGAGAGGTCTCTCCGGTCGGGGGCGGAGTCCGGTCCACGAGGACGAGGCCCTCGATGTATCTGGTCGGCACCGCGGACCCCGGCCGGCGGTCGTCCCGGATGTCCAGACCAGCAGGAGGCCTGGTCCTCGCCCGGAAACCTGTCCCCGGACGCCTGCTCAGGAGGACTCCCATGCGCCGCTGGTATGCATTGCTGGCCGCATTGGCCTTGCTGGCCTCTCCGGCCCTGGGCGCGGCGCCCGTCACGCTCACCCTGCTGCACTTCAACGACGACTATCAGCTGGGCGCCGTCGACCAGGGCAAGGCGGGCGGGCTCGACCGCCTGGCCACGGTGGTCAAGAGGGTCCGCCAGACCGACCCCGAGGCGATGCTGCTGTTTGCCGGTGACCTCATCTCGCCGTCGGTGGAGTCGTCAGTCTTCAAAGGCGCCCAGCTCATCGACGGATTCAACCGCCTGGGGGTGGACGCCGCCACGCCGGGCAACCACGAGTTCGACTACGGCCCTCAGGTCCTGCAGCAGCGCCTGGCCGAGTCCCGGTTCCCCTGGGTCGTCACCAACGTGCTGCGGCGGGACTTCTCCCGCCTGCCGGGCACCCACCTGGTCCTCACGCGGACGGTTCGCGGCATCCCGGTGGGAATCTTCGGCCTGCTGACCACCGAGACCGCCATCGCCTCCTCCCCGGGCCCCGACATTCTCTTCCTGGACGAGATGGGCGCGGCCCGGGCGGCCGTGCCCCTGCTGCGCCGCCGCGGGGCCCGGGTGGTGATCGGCCTTACCCATGTCTCCATGGCCACCGACCAGGCCGTGGCGCGGGCCGTACCCGGCATCGCCGTGATCGTCGGCGGCCACGAGCACGAACCCCTGCGGGCGATGGTGGACGGCACCCTCATCCGCAAGGCCGGCTCCGACGCCCGCTACCTGGGAGTCATCCGGCTCACGGTCGCCCCCGACGGCGCCACCCTGAACGTCACCGACGAGCTCATCCCCATCACCGACCAGATCCCTCCGGACCCGGCCATGGCCGCCCTGGTACAGCAGTACGCGGCACGGCTGTCCCGCGAACTGGACGTGGTGGTGGCCCGCACCCAGGTGCCCCTGGACGCTCGCAACGCCACCGTGCGGGCCCGGGAAAGCAACCTGGGCAACCTGATCGCC from Armatimonadota bacterium includes:
- a CDS encoding 5'-nucleotidase C-terminal domain-containing protein, with translation MRRWYALLAALALLASPALGAAPVTLTLLHFNDDYQLGAVDQGKAGGLDRLATVVKRVRQTDPEAMLLFAGDLISPSVESSVFKGAQLIDGFNRLGVDAATPGNHEFDYGPQVLQQRLAESRFPWVVTNVLRRDFSRLPGTHLVLTRTVRGIPVGIFGLLTTETAIASSPGPDILFLDEMGAARAAVPLLRRRGARVVIGLTHVSMATDQAVARAVPGIAVIVGGHEHEPLRAMVDGTLIRKAGSDARYLGVIRLTVAPDGATLNVTDELIPITDQIPPDPAMAALVQQYAARLSRELDVVVARTQVPLDARNATVRARESNLGNLIADIMRAAVGADVAITNGGGIRTNALFPAGPITRRDVLAWLPFGNIVVKIRITGATLRAALENGVSQVENLSGRFPQVSGLRYTFSPGRPPGQRILEVTVDGRPLDPQATYTVATNDFMLNGGDGYSMLRDAEVLVSPASGPVMATAVIEALQRMQTVAPQVEGRIQVAP